Proteins encoded together in one Vitis vinifera cultivar Pinot Noir 40024 chromosome 4, ASM3070453v1 window:
- the LOC100854518 gene encoding scarecrow-like protein 1, producing MSLIRPADSSAPSYGESRIYQAKGSSNPSGLSTQMYSSNKQKFKHVTESNHLDSYNQQSFPESSTAELHALQANVYHPSNSGVPGGAFCPQVSCSSATAHNSYLEKILDPIDSGEDNIRLKLRELESALLNDNDEDDYYYNGGISGPEHNMNIDSEWADSIKDILLLPNSPKDSSSDSNLSYICSNKETSACTSRPTTPKQMLFNCAAALSEGNMEQASTIIATLRRMVSIQGDPPQRIAAYMVEGLAARMAASGQGLYRALKCKEPPTSDRLSAMQILFEVCPCFKFGFMAANGAITEAFKGEKGVHIIDFDINQGSQYITLIQALAAQPAKPCVRITGVDDPESVQRKVGGLKIIGQRLEQLAEACGVPFEFRAIAAKTADITPSMLNCLPGEALLVNCAFQLHHMPDESVSTVNQRDQLLRMIKSLTPKLVTVVEQDVNTNTAPFFPRFIEAYNYYSAVFESLDATLPRENPDRINVEKHCLARDIVNIVACEGEERIERYEVAGKWRARMTMAGFRPCPLSSSVNNSIQELLKQYCNRYKVKQEGGALHFGWEDKILIVASAWR from the coding sequence ATGTCTTTAATCAGACCTGCAGATTCATCTGCTCCTTCATATGGGGAGTCAAGAATTTACCAGGCCAAAGGAAGCAGCAACCCTTCTGGTTTATCCACTCAGATGTACAGTTCAAATAAACAGAAGTTTAAGCATGTTACAGAATCTAACCACTTGGACAGTTACAACCAGCAGAGCTTCCCCGAGTCCTCCACTGCAGAGTTGCATGCGTTGCAAGCCAACGTCTATCACCCATCTAACTCTGGTGTTCCTGGGGGGGCGTTCTGCCCCCAAGTTTCCTGTTCTTCTGCTACCGCACACAACTCATATTTGGAGAAAATCTTGGATCCAATAGACTCTGGTGAAGATAATATTAGGTTAAAGCTTAGAGAACTGGAGAGTGCACTGTTGAATGATAATGATGAGgatgattattattataatggtGGAATTAGCGGTCCAGAACATAACATGAATATTGATAGTGAATGGGCTGACTCGATCAAGGATATATTATTGCTGCCAAATTCACCAAAGGACTCTTCATCTGACTCCAACCTCAGTTACATATGCAGCAACAAAGAAACATCAGCGTGCACATCTAGGCCCACAACCCCAAAGCAGATGCTTTTCAATTGTGCTGCTGCCCTTTCAGAAGGCAATATGGAACAAGCGTCCACCATCATTGCCACTCTCCGGAGGATGGTCTCTATCCAAGGAGATCCTCCCCAAAGAATTGCGGCTTACATGGTTGAAGGACTTGCAGCTCGCATGGCTGCATCAGGCCAAGGACTATACAGAGCTCTGAAATGCAAAGAGCCACCCACTTCCGACCGGCTCTCTGCCATGCAAATCCTCTTTGAGGTGTGCCCTTGTTTCAAGTTTGGTTTCATGGCAGCAAATGGTGCAATCACAGAAGCCTTCAAAGGTGAAAAAGGAGTTCATATAATAGATTTTGACATAAATCAAGGGAGCCAATACATAACCCTGATACAGGCACTTGCTGCTCAACCTGCTAAGCCTTGCGTGAGGATTACTGGGGTGGATGATCCTGAATCGGTTCAACGAAAAGTTGGTGGTCTGAAGATCATCGGCCAGAGACTGGAGCAGCTAGCAGAGGCATGTGGTGTGCCATTTGAGTTCCGAGCAATAGCTGCCAAAACTGCAGATATAAccccatcaatgctcaactgcCTGCCAGGTGAGGCTCTTCTTGTGAACTGTGCCTTCCAACTTCACCACATGCCAGATGAGAGTGTTTCAACTGTAAATCAACGGGACCAACTCCTTCGAATGATAAAGAGCTTGACTCCTAAACTGGTGACTGTTGTAGAGCAGGATGTGAACACAAACACTGCCCCATTTTTCCCCAGGTTTATTGAAGCTTATAACTATTACTCGGCTGTGTTTGAATCACTTGATGCAACATTGCCCAGAGAGAACCCAGACAGGATTAATGTTGAAAAGCACTGCCTTGCTAGAGATATAGTAAACATTGTAGCATGTGAAGGCGAGGAGAGGATAGAGAGGTATGAGGTTGCGGGGAAATGGAGGGCAAGGATGACAATGGCCGGATTCAGACCATGTCCATTGAGCTCATCTGTGAATAACTCAATCCAAGAGCTTCTAAAACAGTACTGCAACCGGTATAAGGTGAAGCAGGAGGGTGGTGCACTTCATTTTGGGTGGGAAGACAAAATCTTAATAGTTGCTTCTGCATGGAGGTGA
- the LOC104879178 gene encoding probable gamma-secretase subunit PEN-2, producing METGNNPNSSSATAMSNPGWPTIDGPLGLSEEESVAYARRFFRFGFCLLPWLWALNCFYFWPVLLRSRSFPRLRPYVVGSAAGFTVFTILLSSWALTFIIGGKHLFGHVWDELVMYNVADKLGLTGWS from the exons ATGGAGACTGGCAACAACCCTAATTCATCCTCAGCAACTGCAATGTCGAATCCTGGATGGCCCACAATTGATGGTCCACTAGGCCTCTCTGAGGAAGAGTCTGTGGCTTACGCTCGCAGATTCTTTAGATTCGGATTCTGCCTTCTTCCTTGGCTTTGGGCCCTCAACTGCTTCTACTTCTGGCCTGTTCTTCTTCGCTCTCGTTCCTTTCCTCGCCTTCGCCCCT ATGTTGTAGGATCTGCAGCCGGGTTCACGGTTTTCACAATTCTTCTCTCCTCATGGGCTCTTACATTTATCATAGGAGGGAAGCATCTCTTTGGCCATGTTTGGGATGAACTAGTAATGTACAATGTTGCTGACAAGTTAGGGTTGACAGGTTGGAGTTAG